A region from the Flavobacterium enshiense genome encodes:
- a CDS encoding glutaminyl-peptide cyclotransferase, translating to MKKHNLLTFILLGTAIVSCDSNKKAEENLFSFDSSQFKEQYKPQESLSLALKNPENKKIDSVVYYINDKKIGTAKENDKMNFAFADQKLGYQNIKALVYFEGENSEVTSRVELVSDVEPKLLKYTIVNTYPHDLKAYTQGLEFYRDTLIESTGNGTGSGTGLKGISSLRKTDYKTGKVHKIVELPESVFGEGCTVLNNKVYQITWQNGEGYVYNADTFKKEKTFQYFKPNLEGWGLSNDGKNLLMSDGTEKIWFVNPTDFKEVDYINVYTANSKIKSVNELEWINGKIYANIYQMDAIAIIDPKNGAIEAVINLSDLKSKVTQHPDIDVLNGIAYNPKTKTIFVTGKNWDKMFEIKINE from the coding sequence ATGAAAAAACATAACCTATTAACATTCATTTTATTAGGAACAGCTATTGTTTCCTGTGACAGTAATAAAAAAGCAGAAGAAAATTTATTTTCTTTCGATTCTTCCCAATTTAAAGAGCAATATAAGCCTCAGGAATCCCTTTCTTTGGCCTTAAAAAATCCTGAAAACAAAAAAATAGACTCCGTCGTTTACTATATTAATGATAAAAAAATAGGTACAGCAAAAGAAAACGACAAAATGAATTTCGCTTTCGCCGATCAGAAACTGGGATACCAAAACATTAAAGCATTGGTATATTTTGAAGGCGAAAACAGCGAAGTAACCTCACGCGTGGAATTGGTTTCTGATGTAGAACCGAAATTATTGAAATATACAATCGTAAATACGTATCCACACGATTTAAAAGCGTATACTCAAGGTTTGGAATTTTACAGAGATACCTTAATTGAAAGTACCGGAAATGGGACCGGAAGCGGGACCGGCTTAAAAGGCATTTCTTCCCTACGAAAAACAGACTACAAAACCGGTAAAGTACATAAAATTGTAGAGCTGCCGGAAAGTGTATTTGGTGAAGGCTGTACTGTTTTAAACAACAAAGTTTACCAGATTACATGGCAAAACGGTGAAGGTTATGTTTATAATGCCGATACGTTTAAAAAAGAAAAAACATTCCAGTATTTCAAACCGAACTTGGAAGGCTGGGGATTATCCAATGATGGCAAAAACCTTTTAATGTCGGATGGAACTGAGAAAATCTGGTTTGTAAATCCTACTGATTTCAAAGAAGTTGACTATATCAATGTGTATACTGCCAATTCAAAAATCAAGTCAGTAAACGAATTAGAATGGATCAATGGTAAAATCTATGCCAATATTTATCAGATGGACGCTATTGCAATCATCGATCCTAAAAATGGCGCTATTGAAGCTGTTATTAACTTATCCGATTTAAAATCAAAAGTGACACAACACCCGGATATTGATGTATTAAACGGAATTGCTTACAATCCTAAAACGAAAACCATTTTTGTTACCGGAAAAAACTGGGACAAGATGTTTGAGATCAAAATTAATGAGTAA
- a CDS encoding type I restriction enzyme HsdR N-terminal domain-containing protein, with amino-acid sequence MQKLNFPAYTFRFKNSENKLAVFDEIRKKFVVLTPEEWVRQNVIHFLLHQKNYSKSYINVEKSIKINGLTKRYDVVVFQPDGKIFLLIECKAPEVNISQQTFDQIARYNMTLEAKYLMVTNGLNHYFCYMDYENEKYQFLRELPDFLIQEPNL; translated from the coding sequence ATGCAAAAACTGAATTTTCCCGCTTATACGTTTCGGTTCAAAAATAGTGAAAATAAACTCGCTGTGTTTGATGAAATCCGTAAAAAATTTGTGGTTCTCACTCCAGAAGAATGGGTGCGACAAAACGTAATTCATTTTTTGCTACATCAGAAAAACTACTCGAAATCATACATCAACGTAGAAAAATCAATTAAAATAAACGGTTTAACCAAGCGGTATGATGTAGTTGTATTTCAGCCAGATGGAAAAATATTTTTACTGATCGAATGTAAAGCGCCGGAAGTAAACATTTCCCAGCAAACATTCGATCAGATTGCACGTTACAACATGACACTGGAAGCAAAATATTTAATGGTTACCAACGGACTAAATCATTATTTTTGTTACATGGATTATGAAAACGAAAAATATCAATTTCTTCGTGAATTGCCAGATTTCTTAATCCAAGAACCAAATCTATAA
- a CDS encoding glycosyltransferase family 2 protein — protein MKKIAVVILNWNGVKLLEQFLPSVIQYSPEAKIYVADNASSDDSVAYIKSNFPSVSIIENKANFGFAQGYNEALQFVEEEIYALVNSDIEVTENWLQPIINLFESEPTTAIIQPKLLDFKNKAYFEYAGAAGGFIDKYGFPYCRGRIFETLEKDNGQYNDTVEIFWASGACFFIRKEIFRELKGFDPDFFAHQEEIDLCWRAFNKGYSIKYCGASTVYHVGGATLEAGSPRKTFLNFRNSTWMMIKNLPSAQLFPTLFIRMCFDGVAGIRFLLQGKPKHLWAVLVAHYYFYMQIIRFLRKRDAFQSKDYYKTKSIVYSYYFKNGKIFDVNL, from the coding sequence TTGAAAAAAATTGCAGTAGTCATACTAAACTGGAACGGGGTTAAACTTTTAGAACAGTTTTTACCTTCAGTAATCCAATATTCTCCCGAGGCAAAAATATATGTGGCCGATAATGCTTCAAGCGATGATTCTGTTGCGTATATAAAAAGTAATTTTCCTTCCGTAAGCATTATTGAAAACAAAGCAAATTTTGGTTTTGCCCAGGGATATAATGAAGCCTTACAGTTTGTTGAGGAAGAAATCTACGCTTTGGTCAATTCGGATATAGAAGTAACCGAAAACTGGTTACAGCCTATTATCAACTTATTTGAAAGCGAACCGACTACGGCTATTATTCAGCCAAAGCTATTGGATTTTAAAAACAAAGCTTATTTTGAATATGCCGGTGCTGCTGGTGGTTTTATTGATAAATATGGTTTTCCATATTGTCGCGGCCGTATCTTTGAAACGTTGGAAAAAGACAATGGCCAGTATAATGACACCGTCGAAATATTCTGGGCATCCGGAGCCTGTTTTTTTATACGAAAAGAGATTTTTAGGGAATTGAAAGGTTTTGATCCCGACTTTTTTGCGCATCAGGAAGAAATTGATCTTTGTTGGCGGGCTTTCAACAAAGGATACAGCATTAAATATTGCGGTGCCTCTACAGTATATCATGTTGGCGGAGCTACTTTGGAAGCAGGAAGTCCGAGAAAAACATTCTTGAATTTTAGAAACTCGACCTGGATGATGATTAAAAACCTTCCGTCTGCGCAGTTGTTCCCAACGCTTTTCATTCGAATGTGTTTTGACGGAGTTGCAGGAATTCGTTTTCTTCTTCAAGGAAAACCTAAACATTTGTGGGCCGTTTTAGTTGCTCATTATTACTTTTACATGCAGATTATCAGGTTTTTACGAAAAAGAGACGCTTTTCAGTCCAAAGATTATTATAAAACGAAATCGATTGTTTACAGTTACTACTTTAAAAATGGTAAGATTTTTGATGTTAATCTTTAA
- a CDS encoding OmpA/MotB family protein, whose protein sequence is MKKLFILLSVIGLSLTSCGTKKKIAELEAKNKEIQDLLNTCTVKLNTCLTEKEALNNQNEYLKKNNTDLINSSKEMTVLTTKGAQNLEKSLESLKEKDLKISRLQDALTKKDSVTLALVTSLKREVGIDDPDININVEKGVVMISIADNLLFKSGSYEVSDRAKGVLGKVAKVINSKPDFECMVEGHTDNVPIKNAVLLDNWDLSVKRATSIVRVLQKDLGVNPKQLIPAGRSSYIPLVENDTPANRAKNRRTRIIIMPKIDQFYDMLEKEMKTLSK, encoded by the coding sequence ATGAAGAAACTATTTATTTTACTTTCTGTTATTGGTCTATCGCTGACATCTTGCGGAACCAAGAAGAAAATAGCAGAGCTGGAAGCCAAAAACAAAGAAATTCAGGATTTACTGAATACTTGTACCGTTAAACTGAACACTTGCCTTACCGAGAAGGAAGCGTTAAACAATCAGAACGAATATTTAAAGAAAAACAACACCGATCTGATCAACAGTTCTAAAGAAATGACTGTTTTGACTACGAAAGGTGCTCAAAATCTTGAAAAATCACTGGAAAGTTTAAAGGAAAAAGACTTGAAAATTTCACGTCTTCAGGATGCTTTAACCAAAAAAGACAGTGTTACATTGGCTTTGGTTACAAGTTTAAAACGCGAAGTGGGTATTGACGATCCGGATATTAATATCAATGTTGAAAAAGGAGTGGTAATGATTTCCATTGCTGATAATCTTTTATTCAAATCAGGAAGTTATGAAGTAAGTGACAGAGCCAAAGGTGTTTTAGGTAAAGTTGCAAAAGTAATCAACAGCAAACCAGATTTTGAATGTATGGTTGAAGGTCACACTGACAACGTGCCTATTAAAAACGCCGTATTGTTGGACAACTGGGATTTATCGGTTAAAAGAGCTACATCGATCGTCAGAGTTTTACAAAAAGACTTAGGCGTAAATCCGAAGCAGCTAATCCCTGCCGGAAGAAGTTCTTACATTCCGCTTGTTGAAAACGACACACCGGCTAACCGTGCTAAAAACAGAAGAACAAGAATCATCATCATGCCTAAAATAGACCAGTTCTATGATATGCTTGAGAAAGAAATGAAGACTTTGAGCAAATAA
- a CDS encoding DUF1214 domain-containing protein codes for MKNILQSFFLVLLLISCNKKQQEQTNTDASVESATEAFRLANIQEEMIYSRALTAAVWSMPVVNYQLMYQEMATKLKGNFNQIVIWPKLLDWKNQTLTPNPDVIYLMPFFNTKDVGPIVLEIPPADKGVLNGSVMNYWQAAIEDIGPGGVDKGKGGKYLFLPPDYDVNKVPKGYIPLASNTYQGYALIRSVLKSGSPADVAAAIEYSRRIKLYPLSKANQSPQTIFLDASNVVYDSSIPYDIRFFKSLDIMVQAEPWLERDKAMIDLLKTIGIERGKPFNPKPRTEEILNHAIKAAKAWLDVNYESMPRYYIDAHWFFPASEETHQSIINDFKVPDSYPVDNRAVIYTMAFFSAKHIGESQYYLMTLKDKDEKPLDGSKQYKLNVPANAPVNQYWSMTVYNRDTHTFIRNVKWQGRSSQTPGIMKNSDGSVDIYFGPTPPPEGESNWIPTDPKGQFEVLARFYGPKKELYDKSWKLGDIEEVK; via the coding sequence ATGAAAAATATCCTTCAATCATTTTTTCTTGTTTTGCTTTTGATAAGTTGTAATAAGAAGCAACAGGAACAAACAAATACTGATGCATCTGTAGAATCAGCAACAGAGGCCTTTCGACTTGCTAATATTCAGGAGGAAATGATTTACAGCCGTGCCTTGACAGCGGCGGTATGGAGCATGCCTGTGGTAAATTATCAACTCATGTATCAGGAGATGGCCACTAAACTTAAAGGCAACTTTAATCAGATTGTTATTTGGCCAAAACTTTTGGATTGGAAAAATCAGACACTTACCCCCAATCCCGATGTCATCTATCTCATGCCTTTTTTCAATACAAAAGATGTTGGTCCTATTGTTTTGGAAATTCCTCCTGCTGATAAGGGGGTGTTGAACGGAAGTGTAATGAACTACTGGCAAGCGGCTATTGAAGATATTGGACCTGGTGGAGTTGATAAAGGCAAAGGAGGAAAATATCTGTTTCTCCCACCAGATTATGACGTAAATAAGGTTCCGAAAGGTTATATCCCGCTTGCTTCTAATACCTACCAGGGTTATGCTCTGATTCGTTCGGTTCTTAAAAGCGGAAGTCCAGCTGATGTTGCAGCAGCCATCGAATATTCAAGACGAATCAAACTTTACCCTTTATCAAAGGCAAACCAATCACCACAGACTATTTTTTTGGATGCAAGCAATGTAGTGTATGATTCTTCCATCCCATATGATATCAGGTTTTTTAAATCGCTCGATATTATGGTTCAAGCAGAGCCTTGGCTTGAACGAGATAAGGCAATGATTGATCTTTTAAAAACAATTGGTATTGAAAGAGGGAAACCTTTTAATCCTAAACCACGTACAGAGGAAATCTTAAACCATGCAATCAAAGCTGCAAAAGCATGGCTTGATGTTAACTATGAATCGATGCCAAGATATTATATAGATGCTCATTGGTTTTTCCCGGCCTCGGAAGAAACACATCAAAGCATCATAAACGATTTCAAAGTGCCTGATTCATACCCTGTAGATAATCGTGCAGTGATTTATACAATGGCTTTTTTCAGCGCAAAACACATAGGTGAGTCGCAATATTATTTGATGACATTAAAAGATAAAGATGAAAAACCGTTAGATGGCAGTAAGCAGTATAAATTGAATGTGCCAGCAAACGCACCTGTTAACCAATATTGGTCGATGACGGTATACAACCGTGACACACACACCTTTATCCGCAATGTAAAATGGCAGGGTCGATCTTCACAAACTCCCGGTATTATGAAAAACAGCGATGGCTCCGTGGATATTTACTTCGGACCGACGCCTCCGCCTGAAGGTGAGTCAAACTGGATTCCAACAGACCCTAAAGGACAATTCGAAGTACTCGCACGTTTTTATGGCCCTAAAAAAGAGTTGTATGATAAATCATGGAAGTTGGGAGATATTGAGGAAGTAAAATAG
- a CDS encoding enolase C-terminal domain-like protein, producing MNLSWQIVRLNLKETFSISYGNYAFREALIIKLSALGTSGHGECTGIDYYHISLADFDKKLHLIKDKIESRKINHPIDFYKFLLTLELPSFLRSALDCAYWDLFGKLEKKTFSELNMIKIGAIPESSITISAASIETQLDKIKNSSWSKFKVKCNRFDEKEIEMLLQTGKSVALDANGSYTSEQCRWLENFEAAKGFTYVEQPMKPGAANFETLHSDRYPNWMADEDCQENIDLKLLQAHYRSINIKLVKCGGLTPSLDLIKNARLLDFKIMIGCMTESTIGISAGAALASLVDFADLDGANLIANDIAKGSQVINGIIHLSEKPGLGIEIT from the coding sequence ATGAACCTGTCCTGGCAAATCGTCCGTCTCAATCTTAAAGAAACTTTTTCGATTTCATATGGTAATTACGCTTTCAGGGAAGCGCTTATTATCAAGTTGAGTGCTTTAGGAACAAGTGGTCATGGCGAATGTACGGGAATTGATTACTATCATATAAGTTTAGCGGATTTCGATAAAAAACTCCATCTGATAAAAGATAAAATCGAATCCCGGAAAATTAATCATCCAATTGATTTTTACAAATTCCTGTTGACATTAGAATTACCAAGTTTCCTTCGCTCTGCATTGGATTGCGCCTATTGGGATTTGTTCGGGAAACTGGAAAAGAAGACTTTTTCGGAATTGAATATGATAAAAATCGGTGCTATTCCAGAGTCTTCAATAACAATAAGTGCCGCATCAATTGAAACCCAGCTTGATAAAATAAAAAATTCTTCGTGGAGCAAATTTAAAGTCAAATGTAACCGTTTTGACGAAAAGGAAATCGAAATGCTTTTGCAAACGGGAAAATCGGTGGCTTTGGATGCTAACGGGAGCTATACTTCGGAACAGTGTCGCTGGCTTGAAAATTTTGAAGCGGCAAAAGGTTTTACCTATGTGGAACAGCCTATGAAACCTGGAGCCGCTAATTTTGAAACATTGCATTCCGACAGATATCCCAACTGGATGGCCGATGAAGATTGTCAGGAAAACATCGATTTAAAGCTATTGCAAGCTCATTACAGAAGCATTAACATAAAACTGGTTAAATGTGGCGGACTAACACCTTCCTTAGATTTAATAAAAAATGCCAGATTGTTGGATTTCAAAATAATGATTGGTTGTATGACTGAATCGACCATCGGCATTTCGGCAGGTGCAGCTTTAGCTTCGTTAGTGGATTTTGCCGATTTGGATGGTGCCAATTTAATCGCCAATGATATTGCAAAAGGGAGCCAGGTTATAAATGGAATCATTCATCTTTCTGAAAAACCGGGCTTGGGAATCGAAATTACGTAA
- the holA gene encoding DNA polymerase III subunit delta, which produces MDEVLKIIKDIQAGNIKPIYFLMGEEPYYIDKLAEYIEENILQEHERDFNQTVLYGRDVTVEEIVGNAKRFPMMADRQVVIVKEAQELSRTIEKLDAYAENPQPTTVLVICYKYKTLDKRKKVTKTLGKVGVVFESKKLYENQVGDWLKRVLAGKKLSIEPKAAAMFVDFLGTDLSRIANEIDKLAIILKPGETITPAIIEENIGFSKDFNPFELRKAIGERNQLKAYQIADHFAQNPKDNPIVLTIGLVFGFFSQLLQYHGLKDKSPANVAKTLKINPYFVKDYDVALKNYPMKKVSAIVSTLRDVDVKSKGVGANNLPQHDLLKEMLVKIFN; this is translated from the coding sequence TTGGACGAAGTTTTAAAAATCATCAAAGACATACAAGCCGGAAACATCAAACCAATCTATTTTTTAATGGGTGAGGAGCCTTATTATATTGATAAGTTGGCCGAATATATCGAAGAGAATATTTTGCAGGAACACGAGCGCGATTTTAACCAAACTGTTTTGTATGGCCGTGATGTTACAGTTGAAGAAATTGTTGGAAATGCCAAACGTTTTCCAATGATGGCCGATCGTCAGGTGGTTATTGTAAAAGAAGCGCAGGAATTATCCCGAACCATTGAAAAATTAGATGCTTATGCAGAAAACCCTCAGCCCACAACGGTTTTGGTAATCTGTTATAAATACAAAACGTTAGACAAACGCAAGAAAGTCACCAAAACACTTGGTAAAGTAGGAGTTGTTTTTGAAAGCAAGAAACTGTACGAAAATCAGGTAGGAGATTGGTTGAAAAGGGTTTTAGCCGGAAAAAAATTGAGTATTGAGCCTAAAGCGGCGGCGATGTTTGTCGATTTTTTAGGAACCGATTTAAGTCGGATTGCCAATGAAATAGATAAACTGGCTATTATTTTAAAGCCTGGAGAAACAATAACGCCGGCAATCATTGAGGAAAATATCGGTTTCAGTAAAGATTTTAACCCGTTTGAATTGCGTAAGGCAATCGGCGAACGAAATCAATTGAAAGCCTATCAGATAGCCGATCATTTTGCCCAAAATCCGAAAGATAACCCCATTGTGTTGACAATCGGCTTGGTCTTTGGCTTCTTTTCTCAACTTTTACAGTACCACGGATTAAAAGATAAAAGTCCGGCCAATGTAGCAAAGACTTTGAAAATCAATCCCTATTTTGTGAAAGATTATGATGTGGCATTAAAGAATTACCCAATGAAAAAGGTGAGCGCCATTGTAAGTACGCTTCGTGATGTTGATGTAAAAAGTAAAGGAGTAGGAGCGAACAATCTACCACAGCATGATTTGTTGAAAGAGATGCTGGTGAAAATTTTCAATTAG
- the fsa gene encoding fructose-6-phosphate aldolase, protein MKFFIDTANLEQIKEAQALGILDGVTTNPSLMAKEGITGKNNILKHYVDICNIVEGDVSAEVNALDLEGMIKEGEELAELHEQIVVKLPMTKEGIKACKYFSDRGIRTNVTLVFSAGQALLAAKAGATYVSPFLGRLDDVSTDGLNLIDEIRLIYDNYAFETQILAASVRHTMHVVNCAKIGADVMTGPLSSILGLLKHPLTDIGIAQFVADFEKGNK, encoded by the coding sequence ATGAAATTTTTTATTGACACAGCCAATTTAGAGCAGATTAAAGAAGCACAGGCACTAGGTATATTAGATGGTGTGACTACAAACCCATCATTAATGGCTAAAGAGGGAATTACAGGAAAAAACAATATTTTAAAGCATTATGTTGATATCTGTAATATTGTTGAAGGTGATGTTAGTGCCGAAGTAAATGCTCTGGATTTGGAAGGCATGATCAAAGAAGGTGAGGAGTTGGCTGAATTGCACGAGCAAATTGTAGTGAAATTGCCGATGACTAAAGAAGGAATCAAAGCTTGTAAATATTTCTCTGATCGCGGAATCAGAACCAATGTAACGTTGGTATTCTCTGCAGGTCAGGCGCTTTTGGCTGCAAAAGCTGGTGCAACCTACGTTTCTCCGTTTTTAGGTCGTTTGGACGATGTTTCAACTGATGGTTTAAATTTGATTGATGAAATCCGCTTGATTTATGATAACTATGCTTTCGAAACTCAGATTCTTGCGGCTTCTGTTCGTCATACAATGCACGTTGTAAATTGTGCTAAAATCGGAGCTGATGTAATGACAGGTCCTTTATCTTCTATCTTAGGATTATTAAAACATCCATTAACGGATATCGGTATTGCTCAGTTTGTTGCAGATTTCGAAAAAGGAAATAAATAG
- a CDS encoding L-threonylcarbamoyladenylate synthase, whose product MAQFIKIYPENPSEKEIAKVIKVLKEGGLIIYPTDTVYGLGCDITNTKALERIAKIKGVKLEKANFSFVCHDLSNISDYVKQIDTSTFKILKRALPGPYTFILPGNNNLPKEFKKKTTVGIRVPDHEIALEIVRKLGNPIVSTSIHDDDEVIEYTTDPELIFEKWQNLVDLVIDGGYGDNEASTIIDLSNGEPVVVREGKGSLDVL is encoded by the coding sequence ATGGCACAATTCATTAAAATTTACCCGGAAAACCCAAGCGAAAAAGAAATCGCCAAGGTGATTAAAGTACTTAAAGAAGGTGGATTGATTATCTATCCGACTGACACAGTTTATGGTTTGGGATGTGACATCACCAATACTAAAGCTTTGGAACGTATTGCTAAAATTAAAGGCGTGAAACTAGAAAAAGCTAATTTCTCGTTTGTTTGTCACGATTTAAGCAATATATCTGATTATGTGAAGCAGATTGATACGTCGACTTTTAAAATCCTGAAAAGAGCATTGCCAGGTCCTTATACCTTTATTCTTCCAGGAAATAATAATCTTCCGAAAGAATTCAAAAAGAAAACCACGGTAGGAATTCGTGTGCCGGATCATGAAATTGCACTGGAAATTGTGCGTAAGCTTGGAAATCCAATTGTTTCAACATCAATCCATGATGACGATGAGGTTATTGAGTATACTACTGATCCTGAACTTATCTTCGAAAAATGGCAAAATCTTGTCGATTTGGTCATTGACGGCGGGTACGGAGATAACGAAGCATCAACAATTATTGATTTGTCAAATGGAGAACCTGTTGTTGTCCGTGAAGGGAAAGGAAGCCTTGATGTCTTATAA
- a CDS encoding acetylserotonin O-methyltransferase yields the protein MNNTQNHPSPEGILQIASGFWASKILLSAVKFQIFTTLAERKSMSASEIKSLLGFKCSDRNVCDFLDALTAFGFLNREGILETAKYSNSIDTDFFLDRNKPSYIGGLLEMLNNRLYGFWGNLEEGLLTGNPQNEAIQGENLFDKLYADPARLEEFIHAMSGVQMGAFMALAQKLDFSKSKTLVDVGGSAGILSLMVAKHQPNMNCITWDLPAVTPIADQTIQKFQLQDRVKTAQGDFFKDEFPKADIVTMGNILHDWDEETKLMLMKKAYDALPEGGVFVAVENVIDENRNKNAFGLMMSLNMLIETGTGFDYTLADFNKWATQVGFKSTSMMPLAGPTSAAIAVK from the coding sequence ATGAACAACACACAAAACCATCCTAGCCCTGAAGGTATCCTTCAGATTGCCTCAGGCTTTTGGGCTTCAAAAATTCTTTTGAGCGCAGTAAAATTTCAAATCTTCACAACTCTTGCCGAACGAAAAAGTATGTCGGCCAGCGAAATCAAATCGCTTTTAGGCTTTAAGTGCTCCGACAGGAATGTGTGCGATTTTTTAGATGCACTTACTGCTTTTGGTTTCTTAAACCGTGAAGGTATACTGGAAACTGCGAAATACAGCAATAGTATTGATACCGACTTTTTTCTGGACAGAAACAAACCCTCTTATATAGGAGGATTGCTTGAAATGTTAAATAATAGACTGTATGGTTTTTGGGGAAATCTTGAAGAAGGATTGCTGACAGGTAATCCTCAAAATGAAGCGATTCAGGGAGAAAATCTTTTCGATAAACTGTACGCCGATCCGGCAAGGTTGGAAGAGTTTATTCACGCTATGAGTGGTGTTCAGATGGGAGCCTTTATGGCTTTGGCTCAGAAACTGGATTTTTCAAAATCAAAAACACTTGTGGATGTTGGAGGTTCGGCAGGAATATTGTCGTTGATGGTGGCCAAACACCAGCCGAACATGAACTGTATTACCTGGGATTTACCTGCTGTTACACCGATTGCTGACCAAACCATTCAGAAATTCCAGCTTCAGGACCGTGTTAAAACTGCTCAAGGGGATTTCTTTAAAGACGAATTTCCGAAAGCGGATATTGTAACGATGGGAAATATTCTGCACGACTGGGATGAGGAAACCAAATTGATGCTCATGAAAAAAGCGTATGATGCTCTACCTGAAGGCGGTGTATTTGTAGCTGTTGAAAACGTAATTGATGAAAACAGAAATAAAAATGCTTTCGGTTTGATGATGAGCCTTAACATGCTGATAGAAACAGGAACCGGGTTTGATTATACACTCGCTGATTTTAATAAATGGGCAACTCAAGTCGGTTTTAAATCGACATCGATGATGCCTTTAGCGGGGCCTACCAGTGCAGCAATAGCAGTCAAATAG
- a CDS encoding SDR family oxidoreductase: MSKVVLITGGSSGIGKSVGEYLHQKGFIVYGTSRNPERVEHSVFPLVALDVRDSESIKKAVAEVITKSGRLDVVINNAGVGITGPLEEIPAEEIKNNFETNLFGPIEVMKAVLPQMRLQKSGLIINVTSIAGYMGLPYRSVYSASKGALELITEALRMETKSFGIQITNVAPGDFATNIAAGRYHAPLVKGSAYEIPYGNTLKTMDEHVASGSNPDEMALAIYAVIQTPKPNVHYKVGALMQRFSIILKRILPDKMYEKLLMNHYKL, from the coding sequence ATGAGCAAAGTAGTTTTGATTACAGGAGGTTCCTCAGGTATCGGGAAATCTGTTGGCGAATATTTACACCAAAAAGGATTCATTGTATATGGAACGAGCAGAAATCCGGAACGTGTTGAGCATTCGGTTTTTCCATTGGTCGCTTTGGATGTGAGAGATTCTGAAAGCATTAAAAAAGCTGTTGCCGAAGTGATTACTAAATCAGGACGATTGGATGTTGTGATCAATAATGCCGGAGTTGGAATTACAGGACCACTTGAAGAAATTCCGGCCGAAGAAATAAAAAACAACTTCGAAACCAATTTATTTGGACCTATTGAAGTGATGAAAGCCGTTTTGCCTCAAATGCGCCTTCAAAAATCGGGTTTGATTATTAACGTAACTTCTATTGCTGGTTATATGGGATTGCCGTACAGAAGTGTGTATTCGGCATCAAAAGGAGCATTGGAGCTTATTACCGAAGCTCTGCGAATGGAAACCAAATCGTTTGGAATTCAGATTACCAATGTCGCTCCGGGAGATTTTGCGACTAATATTGCAGCTGGACGTTATCATGCGCCATTAGTTAAAGGTTCGGCTTATGAAATTCCTTATGGTAACACTTTAAAAACAATGGATGAGCATGTTGCCAGTGGAAGCAATCCGGACGAAATGGCGTTGGCGATATATGCCGTTATTCAAACTCCAAAACCCAATGTTCATTATAAAGTAGGCGCTTTGATGCAAAGGTTTTCAATCATATTAAAGCGAATTCTTCCGGATAAAATGTACGAGAAATTATTAATGAATCATTATAAGCTCTAA